A window from Candidatus Paceibacterota bacterium encodes these proteins:
- a CDS encoding nucleotidyltransferase domain-containing protein, translating into MKTSILSKLPVNEYRPFLLWILSNLESLSYVNSCWLHGSRVAGTHDKYSDLDIAFIVNREADKETLNKLFKTKLSHREFFDYFKNRIFNYWRFHDREVGIHVYTSKELTEKVDLFTSNFSSFNELQCPVQHIIIDSSVFFDKDDFFVSQRERCFNFMNTRQSEFINNYINRLKQEAEWWAIRGRWRSVFEEMNQVNLFMAEVAKCHYLLNGKLSMNSSKHYQDDLLVLKPSLGKEVIRLVAIDPHDLDCKNKIKLMGIIYKKLLAYSKSS; encoded by the coding sequence ATGAAGACAAGTATATTATCTAAGTTGCCCGTAAATGAATATCGACCATTCTTACTCTGGATACTCTCCAATCTGGAGTCTTTATCGTATGTGAATTCGTGTTGGCTTCACGGTTCTCGTGTGGCGGGGACACATGATAAGTATTCAGATTTGGATATAGCATTTATTGTAAATCGTGAAGCGGATAAAGAAACACTTAATAAATTATTTAAGACAAAGCTTTCACATAGAGAATTTTTTGATTATTTTAAGAATAGAATATTTAATTATTGGAGATTTCATGACCGAGAAGTTGGAATACATGTATATACCAGCAAGGAATTAACTGAAAAAGTAGATTTATTCACCTCGAACTTCAGTAGTTTTAATGAATTACAATGTCCCGTACAACATATAATTATAGACTCGTCTGTATTTTTTGATAAAGATGATTTTTTTGTTTCTCAGCGAGAGAGATGTTTTAATTTTATGAATACTCGTCAGAGCGAGTTTATAAATAACTACATAAATCGATTAAAACAAGAAGCAGAATGGTGGGCTATCCGCGGTAGGTGGAGAAGTGTATTTGAAGAGATGAATCAAGTGAATTTATTCATGGCTGAGGTAGCAAAATGTCATTATTTACTAAACGGTAAGTTATCTATGAATTCATCTAAACATTACCAGGATGATCTATTGGTACTTAAACCAAGCCTTGGTAAAGAAGTGATCAGATTGGTGGCGATTGATCCACACGATCTTGATTGTAAGAATAAGATTAAACTTATGGGAATCATCTATAAAAAATTATTAGCCTATTCAAAATCA
- a CDS encoding NAD(P)-dependent oxidoreductase has protein sequence MKISKIVSIDNAKILQDDKNILTSFCDSFVEYNSDPVSDEEVLHRISNAEVIIVNKYRLDDSIIGKLNKTKLICVFGSGFDFIDIDAADKNGIVVANIPDYCTQAVAEHVIGLLIASSRLYYKAVSELRAGIWDPHLYRGLELKGKTLGIIGYGRIGKRVSEIARSGFDMNIISIDSKSNRDELEQLLSKSDYISLHVPLNQNTKHLIARREFNLMKDGVVLVNTSRGAVIDTEALVSNIKSKKIFAAGLDVFEREPIKIDDSLLSFNNVILTPHIGFKTMMSETKISKILVDNIRAFISGRNLNIINHEDKYII, from the coding sequence ATGAAGATATCAAAAATTGTATCCATTGATAATGCTAAGATTCTACAAGATGACAAAAATATATTGACTTCATTTTGTGATTCGTTTGTTGAATATAATTCAGACCCAGTTTCGGATGAGGAGGTTTTACACCGCATATCTAATGCGGAAGTTATTATTGTCAATAAATATAGACTAGACGATTCTATCATCGGAAAACTCAATAAAACAAAATTAATTTGTGTATTCGGGTCTGGTTTTGATTTTATTGATATAGATGCTGCAGATAAAAATGGAATTGTGGTGGCAAATATACCTGATTATTGTACACAGGCGGTTGCTGAACACGTTATCGGTCTATTGATTGCATCATCAAGATTATATTATAAGGCTGTATCTGAATTACGTGCTGGTATTTGGGATCCACATCTTTACAGGGGACTAGAATTGAAGGGTAAAACGCTTGGAATTATAGGATACGGAAGGATAGGTAAAAGAGTCTCTGAAATAGCGCGTAGTGGATTTGATATGAATATTATTTCAATTGATAGTAAGAGTAATAGAGATGAGTTGGAACAGTTGCTCAGTAAATCAGATTACATTTCATTGCATGTGCCGTTGAATCAAAATACAAAGCATCTAATCGCTCGGAGAGAGTTTAATCTGATGAAAGATGGGGTAGTGCTTGTAAATACAAGTCGAGGTGCGGTTATAGATACTGAAGCTTTGGTAAGTAATATTAAGAGCAAAAAGATTTTTGCGGCTGGACTAGATGTATTTGAAAGAGAACCAATCAAAATAGATGATTCCTTACTTAGTTTTAATAATGTCATTCTTACACCGCATATAGGTTTTAAGACAATGATGTCTGAGACCAAGATATCTAAAATATTAGTCGATAATATCAGGGCGTTTATATCAGGAAGAAATTTAAATATCATAAATCATGAAGACAAGTATATTATCTAA
- a CDS encoding ABC transporter ATP-binding protein, giving the protein MKKVQTLKRIWGLCAPYHRKIISILGLILVIQAIIAIFPMIFGMIVTSVSSSKTDETQTLIIAICLWGLLGCTRNSLALFRERFEIHNLDYELYRHLSRISLEKFFSISMGQHHAGHSIIKRSIMSKGEAAVAGIVNMGIYELVPTILMVFIPLGLLLVKVPIIGACVIFVIICYAIYTVKYNTSFSPRLRKLDTLSNTVSKKRGEVIENADLVFANAQEERVRRECDEEKNTEGLQGKPVWLSYGVCFYGGQFFLIISQTLCIAISAYLARKGTITPGTFVAVVIWIGSALGTLTNISHVQRNLMKNLAPVSKYFRFLDYQPDILMPDKPVPIENLQGRIEFRHVSFTYRKRTDKDSLNDDEGEETSTKEHQEIPALQDISLVLDPGKRYAFVGPSGAGKSTLIGLVLRAYDSQAGHVLIDGVDIRMLDYRELRRNIGLVPQDVALFDGSMRYNITFGLNGSADKVTNEQLDHISKLSRVSEFSNKLENGWDTLVGERGLKLSGGQRQRVGIARALIKNPQILIFDEATSSLDTENEAIIRESIREASVGKTTIIIAHRLATVKDVDKIFVFDEGKLVEQGSHEELVQKDGYYRRLVHNQVILA; this is encoded by the coding sequence GTGAAAAAAGTACAAACTCTAAAACGGATTTGGGGCTTATGTGCTCCATATCATCGTAAAATCATCAGTATTCTCGGCCTTATCCTTGTCATTCAAGCGATAATCGCGATATTCCCAATGATCTTTGGAATGATCGTAACGTCGGTCTCATCGTCAAAAACCGACGAGACTCAAACCCTGATCATAGCTATCTGTCTTTGGGGATTACTCGGATGTACAAGGAACAGTCTCGCTCTCTTTCGAGAACGTTTTGAAATTCATAATTTGGATTATGAATTGTACAGGCATCTCTCACGGATATCTCTGGAAAAGTTTTTCAGCATATCTATGGGCCAACATCATGCAGGACACTCGATCATCAAACGAAGTATTATGAGCAAAGGAGAAGCTGCCGTTGCTGGTATTGTAAATATGGGAATATACGAACTTGTTCCGACTATTCTCATGGTTTTCATACCACTAGGACTTCTTCTAGTGAAAGTACCGATTATCGGTGCTTGTGTAATCTTTGTAATTATCTGCTATGCCATCTATACCGTGAAGTACAATACTTCTTTTTCTCCACGGTTACGAAAATTGGACACTTTATCCAATACTGTTTCAAAGAAACGTGGCGAGGTGATAGAAAATGCAGATCTTGTCTTTGCTAATGCCCAAGAAGAGCGTGTGCGAAGAGAGTGTGACGAAGAAAAGAATACTGAAGGATTGCAAGGTAAGCCAGTGTGGTTATCCTACGGTGTTTGTTTCTATGGGGGACAATTCTTTTTGATAATCTCCCAGACATTATGTATTGCTATTAGTGCCTACTTGGCCCGTAAAGGAACGATTACACCAGGAACATTTGTAGCAGTTGTCATATGGATTGGTTCGGCATTAGGGACTTTGACTAACATTAGTCACGTCCAACGTAATCTGATGAAAAATCTAGCACCTGTTAGTAAATATTTCAGGTTTTTGGATTATCAGCCAGATATTCTAATGCCCGATAAGCCGGTACCCATTGAAAATCTGCAAGGGAGAATTGAGTTTCGTCACGTCAGTTTCACTTATCGTAAGCGCACAGATAAGGATTCATTAAATGACGATGAAGGTGAAGAAACTTCCACGAAAGAGCATCAGGAGATACCAGCTCTTCAGGACATCTCTCTCGTTCTAGATCCCGGTAAACGTTATGCGTTTGTTGGTCCATCTGGAGCAGGGAAATCAACGCTTATAGGACTTGTTCTTAGGGCGTACGATTCTCAGGCTGGTCATGTACTGATAGACGGAGTTGACATACGGATGCTCGATTACCGAGAGCTTCGTCGCAATATTGGTTTGGTACCGCAAGACGTAGCACTGTTCGACGGTTCTATGCGCTACAACATCACCTTTGGTCTGAATGGGTCAGCTGATAAAGTTACCAACGAACAACTTGACCATATTTCCAAACTCTCACGCGTATCGGAATTTTCCAATAAGCTTGAAAATGGTTGGGATACTTTGGTCGGTGAACGTGGTCTCAAATTGTCTGGCGGTCAGAGGCAAAGGGTCGGTATTGCTCGAGCACTCATCAAGAATCCGCAAATATTGATCTTTGATGAGGCTACTTCAAGTCTTGATACTGAAAATGAAGCTATTATTCGGGAAAGTATCCGAGAAGCTTCTGTTGGAAAGACGACCATCATCATTGCTCATCGTTTGGCGACAGTGAAAGATGTCGACAAAATATTTGTCTTTGATGAAGGGAAGCTTGTTGAGCAAGGTTCTCACGAGGAACTTGTACAAAAAGATGGTTATTATCGACGTTTGGTACACAATCAAGTGATTCTGGCCTAA
- a CDS encoding lysophospholipid acyltransferase family protein, with amino-acid sequence MSTVAENIADTFEIPTTKKAVSKERIINEFAKITQYVTWPLLFLLFHSTLKVRIRGQEIFPRTKGPFVIITNHVSFYDSFLFRLVLGVFTHHLPLRFMAVTKFNTRSLNFLAKIGVVDFIYSLFGVFTVTPGLGIEKNIEKAVEIIHIGGNIVIYPEGKITYGDQVGPFKKGAAVLQQKTGVHIIPVSFRLGERKWLRREFFINVGGEINIPNGQSVDSITEILHREVSGLYERV; translated from the coding sequence ATGTCAACTGTTGCGGAAAATATCGCTGATACGTTCGAAATACCAACTACGAAAAAAGCTGTCTCAAAAGAGAGGATCATAAACGAGTTTGCCAAAATTACTCAATACGTCACGTGGCCGTTGCTTTTCTTGTTGTTCCACAGCACGCTCAAAGTCCGTATACGTGGCCAAGAAATATTCCCACGCACGAAGGGGCCTTTTGTCATCATTACAAACCACGTCTCTTTTTACGACAGTTTTCTCTTTCGTCTAGTTCTAGGTGTATTCACCCATCATCTACCTTTGCGATTCATGGCTGTTACCAAGTTCAATACTAGATCTCTGAATTTTCTCGCTAAAATAGGTGTTGTTGATTTTATTTATTCATTATTTGGGGTATTCACTGTAACCCCTGGTTTGGGTATTGAAAAGAATATTGAGAAAGCTGTAGAGATCATCCATATTGGTGGTAATATCGTTATTTATCCGGAAGGGAAGATCACCTATGGCGACCAAGTTGGTCCATTCAAAAAAGGTGCCGCTGTCCTCCAACAAAAGACTGGTGTCCATATCATTCCTGTCTCATTCCGCCTGGGTGAACGTAAGTGGCTTCGAAGAGAGTTTTTCATCAATGTTGGTGGTGAAATCAATATCCCCAATGGTCAATCTGTAGATTCTATAACAGAGATTTTGCATAGGGAAGTGAGTGGGTTGTATGAGAGGGTTTAG
- a CDS encoding valine--tRNA ligase yields the protein MDGKFLKPYDPKETEERIYTKWEKSGFFNPDECVKSGITAKDAKPFTIIMPPTNANGSLHAGHGLVMTVEDIMTRYKRMSGFRTLWLPGLDHAGFETQVVYEKKLEKEGRTRFDIEPKKLYQEILDFTLTNSSNITSQVRKMGASCDWSRQKFTLDPDVVKTVYGTFKKLSDDNLLYRGKRIVSWCTKHQTAFSDLEIKDEERTEEFYFLKYGPFVIGTSRPETKFGDKYVVMHPDDKRYANYKEGQKIELEWINGPITATIIKDTAIDMEFGTGVMTITPWHDPVDFGIAERHNLDKEQIIDEMGKLLPIAGEFAGQHIKKARPLIIEKLKSKGLVEKIDTGYKHVVRTCYKCGTLIEPQIRSQWFVKMKPLAEKALEKINSGDITYIPDHYQKITLHWLENIMDWNISRQIVWGIPIPAKICKSCGEGFVDLEDKLTNCKKCDGALEKDNDTFDTWFSSCQWPFATLGFPNGEDFKNYYPTDVMETAGEIIFFWVSRMIMMGLYVTGKIPFKTVYLHGLVLDAKGLKMSKSKGNVINPLDLTSKFGTDAFRMGLVIGNTPGTSLALSDDKVSAYKKFANKLWNVARFVFSTLEGIGPGGKIIEGTLPFTFDSNFKAYAPADLKLLNEMKALMTDVTSDMDNFRYYLAGEKLYHYAWHNYADLIIEESKKVISEGTAEEILSRKQLLMEIFATILKALHPFMPYITEEIWSEMPISNKKMLIVEKWPAPSTVEEPA from the coding sequence ATGGACGGAAAATTCCTAAAGCCTTACGACCCAAAAGAGACCGAGGAGAGAATATACACGAAGTGGGAAAAAAGTGGTTTTTTTAACCCTGATGAATGTGTAAAAAGTGGAATCACTGCAAAGGATGCCAAGCCTTTTACTATTATCATGCCCCCAACCAATGCCAACGGTTCTCTTCATGCTGGCCACGGACTAGTTATGACGGTTGAAGACATCATGACTCGCTACAAGCGTATGTCTGGTTTTAGAACTCTTTGGTTGCCAGGTTTGGATCATGCTGGATTTGAAACTCAAGTAGTTTATGAAAAAAAGTTGGAGAAAGAAGGTAGAACTCGTTTTGATATTGAACCAAAAAAGTTATATCAGGAAATCTTGGATTTTACTTTGACCAATTCTTCCAATATCACATCTCAAGTTAGGAAAATGGGCGCTTCCTGCGATTGGTCACGTCAAAAATTCACACTAGATCCAGATGTAGTCAAGACTGTTTACGGAACTTTCAAAAAACTCTCTGATGATAACCTACTTTATCGTGGCAAGCGCATAGTCAGTTGGTGTACAAAACATCAGACGGCTTTTTCTGATTTGGAAATAAAAGATGAAGAGAGAACCGAAGAATTCTATTTCTTGAAATATGGCCCATTCGTCATCGGTACTTCTAGACCAGAAACAAAATTTGGTGACAAATATGTCGTTATGCATCCGGATGACAAGCGTTATGCAAATTACAAAGAAGGACAGAAAATAGAACTTGAATGGATAAACGGTCCCATCACCGCCACCATCATCAAGGATACAGCTATAGATATGGAATTCGGTACAGGTGTCATGACCATCACTCCTTGGCATGATCCTGTGGACTTCGGCATTGCCGAGCGTCATAACCTTGATAAAGAGCAGATTATAGATGAAATGGGTAAACTTTTGCCTATTGCAGGAGAATTCGCTGGCCAACATATCAAGAAGGCTCGTCCGCTTATCATTGAAAAATTGAAATCAAAAGGTTTGGTTGAAAAGATTGATACTGGTTACAAACACGTAGTTCGTACTTGCTACAAATGCGGAACTCTCATTGAACCTCAGATTCGCAGTCAGTGGTTCGTCAAAATGAAACCTTTGGCAGAGAAAGCTCTAGAAAAGATTAATTCTGGTGACATTACTTATATACCAGATCATTATCAAAAGATCACTCTTCATTGGCTAGAGAATATAATGGATTGGAATATTTCTAGACAGATCGTTTGGGGTATACCTATACCTGCCAAGATTTGTAAGAGTTGCGGAGAAGGTTTTGTTGATCTAGAAGACAAACTAACCAATTGTAAAAAATGCGACGGTGCTTTGGAAAAAGATAACGATACTTTTGATACTTGGTTTTCTTCATGCCAATGGCCTTTTGCTACACTCGGTTTTCCAAATGGAGAAGATTTCAAAAATTACTATCCTACAGATGTCATGGAAACAGCTGGAGAAATCATTTTCTTCTGGGTTTCTAGGATGATAATGATGGGGCTTTATGTTACGGGAAAGATTCCTTTCAAAACTGTTTATTTACACGGGCTTGTTTTGGATGCAAAAGGTCTGAAGATGAGTAAGAGTAAAGGAAATGTTATCAACCCTCTAGACCTCACTTCTAAATTTGGTACAGATGCCTTCAGGATGGGATTGGTCATAGGCAATACTCCTGGAACTTCTCTAGCTCTATCTGATGACAAAGTCTCGGCTTACAAAAAGTTCGCAAATAAACTATGGAATGTTGCCAGATTCGTCTTCTCAACCTTGGAAGGCATCGGTCCTGGTGGAAAGATCATTGAAGGGACTTTACCTTTTACATTTGATAGCAATTTCAAAGCCTATGCACCAGCTGATCTGAAATTATTGAATGAAATGAAAGCTCTCATGACTGACGTTACTTCAGATATGGACAATTTTAGATATTATCTAGCTGGAGAAAAACTCTATCATTATGCTTGGCACAACTATGCTGATCTCATCATAGAAGAAAGTAAGAAAGTTATTTCTGAGGGTACAGCCGAGGAAATCCTCTCTAGAAAACAATTGCTCATGGAAATCTTCGCTACGATCCTGAAGGCACTGCATCCATTCATGCCATATATCACAGAGGAGATTTGGTCAGAAATGCCTATTTCAAACAAGAAAATGTTGATTGTGGAAAAGTGGCCTGCTCCGAGCACGGTCGAGGAGCCCGCTTAA
- a CDS encoding cold shock domain-containing protein, protein MQSGTIKTLTEKGFGFIAREGETKDLFFHSNDLSGVTFAELKVGDAVTFNVVDGQKGPNAQDVKRV, encoded by the coding sequence ATGCAATCAGGAACAATCAAGACTTTGACAGAGAAAGGATTCGGATTCATCGCTCGTGAAGGTGAGACAAAAGATCTCTTCTTTCACTCAAACGATCTTTCCGGTGTCACTTTTGCTGAACTCAAAGTAGGTGATGCTGTTACTTTCAATGTCGTTGACGGTCAAAAAGGACCAAACGCACAGGATGTAAAGCGCGTATAA
- a CDS encoding CorA family divalent cation transporter, whose protein sequence is MIYTHSYRGIVWLDMESPSDEEVSSLIKRYGLHPLVGEELKISSSIAKIDFFDDYIFIVLTLPVRKRTKNGGYEIVDREIDFVIGKNFLITSREDTIEQLEYFGKIFDTNSILNKDEKIEHAGYLFYYMVKRIYAGMVEDLKNIQDSLASAEKGIYQGDERKMVEVLSALSHELIDIKQTARMHREVWEKMVDYDEKNFFGKDFNSYVHDIRNEFNIIHELIINTHELLADLRETNDSLLNAKQNETIKMLTTITVIFYPATLIASIFTIPALGIPILNNSNSWGILMIISIVCTGGFWYLLKKKNWI, encoded by the coding sequence ATGATTTACACACATTCTTACCGTGGTATCGTTTGGCTCGATATGGAATCCCCTTCAGATGAAGAAGTTTCCAGTTTAATAAAACGTTATGGACTCCATCCTCTAGTTGGAGAGGAACTCAAGATTTCTAGTTCTATAGCCAAGATTGATTTCTTTGATGATTACATCTTTATCGTTCTTACCCTACCAGTCCGCAAGCGTACAAAAAATGGTGGCTATGAGATTGTAGATCGTGAGATAGATTTTGTCATCGGTAAAAATTTTCTTATTACCTCAAGAGAAGATACTATTGAACAATTGGAGTATTTCGGTAAGATTTTTGATACCAATTCTATTCTCAATAAAGATGAAAAGATTGAACACGCCGGTTATCTTTTCTACTATATGGTCAAACGTATATACGCCGGCATGGTTGAAGATTTGAAAAATATTCAGGATTCACTGGCTTCAGCAGAAAAAGGTATATACCAAGGCGATGAACGCAAAATGGTTGAGGTTTTATCAGCTCTCAGTCATGAACTTATTGATATCAAGCAAACTGCCAGAATGCATCGTGAAGTTTGGGAGAAAATGGTGGACTATGATGAGAAAAATTTCTTCGGAAAAGACTTCAATTCTTACGTACACGATATTCGCAATGAATTTAACATCATTCATGAACTTATCATAAATACCCATGAACTCTTGGCGGATCTACGCGAGACCAACGATTCCCTTTTAAATGCCAAGCAAAATGAGACGATCAAAATGTTGACCACTATCACCGTGATCTTCTATCCAGCCACACTCATTGCTTCCATATTCACTATTCCAGCTTTAGGCATCCCTATTTTGAATAATTCAAATAGTTGGGGTATCCTCATGATCATCTCTATTGTCTGTACCGGCGGTTTTTGGTATCTACTTAAAAAGAAGAACTGGATCTAG
- the cysS gene encoding cysteine--tRNA ligase produces MINNIQIFNTLSRKKEIFKPINKGVVGMYHCGPTVYDRIHIGNFRAFIVPDILRRMFEYNGYEVKQIMNITDVGHLVSDGDEGEDKMTKGLKREGKPITLEAMLELSSKYADQFLEDLKSLNIEPAQKYPRASEHIIEDIEIVKQLETKGFDYALDDGMYFDTAKFPSYGKLGNISIESLKEGARITTNSNKRNPADFVLWRFDPKIGWDSPWGKGFPGWHIECSAMSAKYLGQPFDIHTGGIDHIPVHHNNEIAQSEAAYDKPLANYWMHNEFLIIGGDKMSKSLGNYVTLETLKEEAISPLAYRYWSLTAHYRSPVNFTYEAVRGSQNALIKLMKTIVSYPKDGQIIPEYKEKFLTLINDDLNLPQAIALAWNLIADSNQKDADKRATLIDFDRVFGLKLDSIPETKEEVPPEIQALAETREEARKEKDWVKADAIRKEIENRGFTVKDTAEGIEIVRI; encoded by the coding sequence ATGATAAATAACATTCAAATATTTAACACCCTTTCTCGCAAAAAAGAGATTTTCAAGCCTATAAACAAAGGCGTAGTCGGAATGTACCACTGTGGACCAACCGTCTATGATCGTATTCACATTGGTAATTTCCGCGCTTTTATAGTTCCAGACATTTTACGAAGAATGTTTGAATACAACGGTTATGAGGTCAAACAGATCATGAACATTACTGATGTTGGCCATTTGGTCAGTGATGGTGATGAAGGAGAAGATAAAATGACAAAAGGTTTGAAGCGTGAAGGCAAACCTATCACCCTAGAAGCAATGTTGGAATTATCTTCTAAATACGCCGACCAGTTTTTGGAAGATTTGAAATCATTGAATATAGAGCCGGCTCAAAAATATCCTAGAGCTAGCGAACATATCATTGAAGATATTGAGATAGTCAAACAACTTGAGACAAAAGGTTTCGATTATGCTCTGGATGATGGTATGTATTTTGATACTGCCAAATTCCCTTCTTATGGCAAGCTCGGAAACATTTCCATTGAAAGCCTCAAGGAAGGTGCTCGCATAACGACTAATTCAAACAAACGTAATCCCGCAGATTTCGTCTTATGGAGATTTGACCCGAAGATTGGTTGGGATAGTCCTTGGGGTAAAGGTTTTCCTGGTTGGCATATAGAATGTTCGGCAATGTCAGCGAAATATTTGGGACAACCATTTGATATCCATACTGGAGGAATTGATCATATTCCTGTTCACCACAACAATGAAATAGCTCAATCTGAAGCGGCTTACGATAAGCCTCTGGCCAATTACTGGATGCACAATGAGTTTCTCATCATTGGCGGAGACAAAATGTCCAAGTCTTTGGGTAATTATGTAACTTTAGAGACCCTGAAAGAAGAAGCTATCTCACCTCTTGCATATCGTTATTGGTCATTGACTGCACATTATCGTTCACCAGTTAATTTCACCTACGAAGCTGTCCGTGGTTCTCAAAATGCCCTCATAAAACTTATGAAGACGATCGTAAGTTATCCAAAAGATGGTCAGATTATTCCTGAATACAAAGAAAAATTTTTGACTCTTATTAATGATGATTTGAATTTGCCACAAGCTATCGCTCTAGCTTGGAATCTAATCGCTGATTCCAATCAAAAAGATGCTGACAAAAGAGCAACTTTGATTGATTTTGATAGAGTTTTTGGTCTGAAATTGGATTCTATCCCTGAGACAAAAGAAGAAGTCCCTCCAGAAATACAAGCTTTGGCAGAAACGCGTGAAGAGGCTCGTAAAGAGAAAGATTGGGTAAAGGCTGATGCCATCCGAAAAGAGATTGAGAATAGGGGCTTTACAGTCAAAGATACGGCTGAGGGGATTGAAATCGTTAGGATATAG
- the lexA gene encoding transcriptional repressor LexA, whose product MENYKNKIISFYKRTKRMPSYTEIMSLLGFKSKNSVYKLINKLVDEGVLDKDSRGRLVPNRLIGEIPLLGLVEAGFPTTMDEQMTDTMNIEDYLIKDKSATYLLEVKGDSMIDAGIQEGDLVIAERKGEPKPGDIVIAEVDGGWTMKYFRKQGNVIYLEPANKKYRPIYPEQDLKVAAIVKGVVRKY is encoded by the coding sequence ATGGAAAATTATAAAAACAAAATAATCTCTTTTTATAAACGAACAAAGCGTATGCCTAGTTATACCGAGATTATGTCTTTACTTGGTTTCAAATCCAAAAATTCTGTCTACAAACTTATAAATAAACTAGTTGATGAAGGTGTTTTGGACAAAGATTCTAGAGGCAGGCTTGTGCCAAACAGGCTTATCGGTGAGATACCTTTGCTTGGTTTGGTAGAAGCTGGTTTTCCTACAACAATGGATGAACAGATGACTGACACCATGAACATAGAGGATTATCTTATAAAAGATAAATCCGCTACGTATTTATTAGAGGTAAAAGGCGACTCTATGATTGATGCTGGTATCCAAGAGGGCGATTTGGTCATAGCAGAGCGCAAAGGAGAACCAAAACCAGGTGATATTGTCATTGCCGAGGTTGATGGTGGTTGGACTATGAAATATTTCCGTAAACAGGGAAATGTCATCTATCTAGAACCAGCCAATAAAAAGTATAGACCGATATATCCGGAGCAGGATCTCAAGGTTGCCGCTATTGTAAAAGGGGTTGTTAGGAAGTATTAA